TTCGCCACAAAAACAAAGCCATGCAGATGGAGCACGAAAACGTTTTGCGTTTGAAGAAGTTTTTTTCATCCAACTTGCACGCCTAAAAGAAAGAAGCGAGTACGCAAAAAATCCCTCGTTTGACATTACTGTCAACCAAGAACTTGTACATGAGTTTCTAGAACGCTTCCCCTTTAAGATGACCGATGCGCAAAGTAGGGCGATTAAACAGATTCTTCTTGATTTTAAAAAAGAACATCCAATGTCACGCCTCCTTGAGGGCGATGTCGGGTCAGGAAAAACCGCTGTCGCGGCGGCAACGGCTTATGCGGTAATAACAGGAGGAGCAAATAGCACAAGTGTTAATCGACTTCAGGTTGCCATTATGGCACCAACGGAAATTCTCGCGCAGCAGCATTTTGAGAACTTCATAAAATATTTTTCGTACGCCAACATCCCCGTGGCGCTCATCACCGGAAGCGGCTGCAAGAAATTCCCCTCAAAAATAAATCCACTTTCACATACACCTATTTCACGCGCACAACTTTTGAAGTGGGTCGCCAATGGCGAAATTCCAATCTTGGTCGGCACCCATGCCCTGATTCAAAAGGCGGTAAAATTTCAAAACCTTGCCTATGTGATCATCGATGAACAGCACCGCTTCGGAGTACAGCAACGATCAAAACTCGTTGCTCGCGGATATGCGCAGATGGAGAAAGTGCAGATAGACGCAGATAACAGCGCACCAAAATCAGATTTTCTTTATAAAGACCTGACGTATACAATACGAAATGTGATTTTTACTGTGCACAACGAACTGGGACCTGGTCATAAAGAATACGTGTACCAAAGAGCGATTGAGGAAGAACTAAAGAAGAGGAGGCTATTATTTGAGCGAGAAAAAAAGATAGATGTTTTATATAACAAGAAAAAAATTGGTATATACCAGCCGGATTTTGTTATAGACGGAAAGGTGATTTTGGAGATAAAAGCGCTTGCATATATTGGACCGAAAGAAAAGAAACAATTATGGAGTTACATCAAGGGAAGCGACTACAGGGTTGCCCTGCTTGCAAATCTTGGAACAGAACGAGTACAAATAGAGCGTGTTGTTCACGATACCGCACGCCTTACATCAGCGACATCCGCGCTCAATCTGCGTACATCTGCGAAAGTGCGTGTACCGCACTTTTTATCCATGACTGCAACTCCGATCCCCAGGACCCTCGCGCTCACTGTCTATGGCGATCTTGACCTTACCCTTATTGATGAGATGCCACCGGGGAGAAAAACAATCCTTACAGAAGTGGTCACACGCGGAGAAGAAAATCGTGTATATAAAAAAATGCGCGAGGAGATCAGCGCTGGAAGACAGGCATATATTATTTGCCCACGCATTGATGAACCTGACCCAGAAAAGGAGCTCGCGCTCAACACCAAATCGGTGAAAGAAGAGGCGATGCGTCTTGATCGAGATGTGTTCCCCGATTTCACCATCGCGGTACTCCACGGCAAGATGAAGCCCGCCGAGCGCGAGGACATTATGAAACAATTTGAAAAAGGCGAGATACAAATTCTTGTTGCGACATCGGTAATCGAGGTCGGCGTAAATGTTCCAAACGCAACTATTATCGTGATCGAGGGGGCAGAGCGATTTGGCCTTGCCCAACTTCACCAACTACGCGGACGCGTACTCCGAAGCACACATCAGGCATATTGCTTTCTCTTTAGTAGCACTGAACCAAAAGTAATGCTCCCGCGACTTTCGGCGCTCGTAGCGGCAAAAAACGGATTTGAACTTGCCGAGATTGATCTTGCACTCCGTGGGATGGGAAGTCTCGCCGGAGGAAAACAGTGGGGAATTACCGATGTCGGCATGGAAGCAATCAAGAATTTAAAAATGGTAGAAGCGGCGCGCGGAGAGGCACAAACAATCTTATCCAGTGACCCAGAATTTTTAAAATTCCCCGCCATCAAAGAGCGAATGAACAATAAAAAACACGATATTCATTTTGAGTAAACATTAAGCAGGCAAGCCTTAAAAAAAACCCAACGAGGTTGAACCTTGATATAAAAACAAAAGGGCCTTTCGGCCCTTTT
This sequence is a window from bacterium. Protein-coding genes within it:
- a CDS encoding GxxExxY protein, whose protein sequence is MEKNITLKTSLEHIFRLTPGQKRALGKLRLHIVNDLLHHFPARYTDTARVAAIGSLKKGDQAVIYGKIHNLKTKKAWKKKIPMAEGTVADETGSIKAIWFHQPYIAKMTSEGELVRVEGKVSERLPVPSKVRQVGKGELFLSNPRIERIMEVPQNTGPLFGDGTSETLYPVYPESRGITSNWLYHAIMKMERSGVLDAVEDPIPDEMLKRYNLPTLKTALIWIHSPQKQSHADGARKRFAFEEVFFIQLARLKERSEYAKNPSFDITVNQELVHEFLERFPFKMTDAQSRAIKQILLDFKKEHPMSRLLEGDVGSGKTAVAAATAYAVITGGANSTSVNRLQVAIMAPTEILAQQHFENFIKYFSYANIPVALITGSGCKKFPSKINPLSHTPISRAQLLKWVANGEIPILVGTHALIQKAVKFQNLAYVIIDEQHRFGVQQRSKLVARGYAQMEKVQIDADNSAPKSDFLYKDLTYTIRNVIFTVHNELGPGHKEYVYQRAIEEELKKRRLLFEREKKIDVLYNKKKIGIYQPDFVIDGKVILEIKALAYIGPKEKKQLWSYIKGSDYRVALLANLGTERVQIERVVHDTARLTSATSALNLRTSAKVRVPHFLSMTATPIPRTLALTVYGDLDLTLIDEMPPGRKTILTEVVTRGEENRVYKKMREEISAGRQAYIICPRIDEPDPEKELALNTKSVKEEAMRLDRDVFPDFTIAVLHGKMKPAEREDIMKQFEKGEIQILVATSVIEVGVNVPNATIIVIEGAERFGLAQLHQLRGRVLRSTHQAYCFLFSSTEPKVMLPRLSALVAAKNGFELAEIDLALRGMGSLAGGKQWGITDVGMEAIKNLKMVEAARGEAQTILSSDPEFLKFPAIKERMNNKKHDIHFE